A stretch of Litoribacterium kuwaitense DNA encodes these proteins:
- a CDS encoding response regulator, producing MPVTKILIADDQPMILDGLKAIIASQQGMDVVGMAKTGDEALQLAQTCHPDVILLDIYMPGCTGMEALVQMKQLLPHTPVLLMTSFSQDALMLKAIEYGATGFLLKEWERSALSKRLMMRKMGRWFSRNQPEKCYRKNCYIMLSKIMTPFSTKFLGIS from the coding sequence ACCAATGATTCTTGATGGATTAAAAGCGATCATAGCCTCACAGCAAGGAATGGACGTTGTTGGCATGGCTAAAACTGGTGATGAAGCACTGCAGCTCGCTCAGACGTGTCATCCAGACGTCATTCTGCTCGATATTTATATGCCAGGATGTACCGGGATGGAGGCGCTTGTACAAATGAAGCAGCTGCTCCCTCATACACCAGTCTTATTAATGACATCTTTTTCGCAGGATGCGCTCATGCTAAAAGCCATAGAGTATGGCGCAACTGGGTTTTTATTAAAGGAGTGGGAACGAAGCGCATTATCCAAGCGATTGATGATGCGCAAAATGGGCAGATGGTTCTCCCGCAATCAGCCGGAAAAGTGCTATCGCAAAAACTGTTACATTATGCTGTCGAAGATCATGACCCCATTTTCGACAAAATTCCTTGGAATAAGCTAG